The Bifidobacterium sp. WK012_4_13 genome contains the following window.
GACGGCCCTGGGCAATGGCCTGAATGCCGCCTTGACGCCAAGCGTCGCAAGAGCTTCGGAGAACAAGGCGGTCATGAGGCAGATCTGGAATCCTATAGTTGCGCAGATCAAGAAGCAGTCACAGGAGTCGCTCGACACGGCAACGACCAAGGTCGACGCCGCGGCTGCGGCCGCCGTTCAGACCAAGGTAAGTGCAGCGGTGCGACAGCAGGCAGCTGCCATGGGCGTCACTGACTCCACAGTCGTGCAGTCCATGATCAAGAGCCAGGTCGCAGCGGCAACGCCTGCAGCGCAGAGCCAGGCATTGAAGGAGGTGGCGTCCCAGCGCAATCTCAGCGTCGTCGATGGAAAGCTGAGCATCGACTACGCGCAGGCCTCTCAGCGCAAGGCAGTGGTGAAGGAGGTCGTTCCTAAGCTCTCCGATGCCATGAAGAAGAACAGTGGCAAGAGCTCATCTCTGAACTCATCATCCTCGACAAGCGACACCTCCTTCCTGAACGGCGCAGACAGCAGGTTGACCCAGCCATTCATCAATGGTTTCGATGCCTCCGCTCGCACCGTATATTGGATTGGTGGGGGTGTGCTCACCTTTGCGCTGCTGCTGACGAGCTTCTTCAAGGTCCCGCCGCTGAGGGAACGCTCCGCGCTGGAGGATCTGGCGGCCGATCAGGCTGCGGCCGAAAAGCTCAAGGCAGCCGAGGCATAGAACTGCCGCCGCAGACCTTCCATAGTCATGTCAATCATTGAAAGTTCGACATTCGTGCACCAGTACTTGCAGTAACGGCTTGGCTCAGTGATACGGTGATTGAATACTCAATGATTGACCATGCAACACTGGCGTCGAAGAACCATTGAGGAATAGAAAGCAGCGATGAACGACATGGAAAACCTCGGCTTACGTGAGCGCAAGAAGCGACTGACACGCGAGACCATTCATGATGTTGCCGTGAGATTGGCGCGGGATCGCGGATTTGCGGAAGTCACCGTAGAAGAAATCTGTGCGGGTGCCAATATTTCTGCGCGAACGTTCTTCAACTACTATCCCTCAAAGGCAGATGCCATCTTCGGCGTCTCGTTGCAACCCTTGACAGCTGCACAGCGAGAGCAGTTTCTCCATAGCCCAGGTGAGTTGCTTTCAGACATATGTGCTCTGGTAGCATCCTGCATCATAGTGCCAAAGGACACGAGCATGCTCCGCGAACAGCTTTCGGGCTGTCACACCGAAGCCTTTGCCGAGGTCGGGGCACATTTCAAGGAACTGTTCAAGAGCTTGCATGTCCTGACCGAACAGCGCACTCATGACCCTCATAAGGCTCGTCTTGCAGTTGCCCTGCTCATCGCGGCATTGAAAGTCGTAGCTCATATCGATGGCGATGCGTCAGTTCAGAATGCACAAACGCTGCAGAAGTCTCTGATCGCATCCATCAAGGAACTTGGCTCCTTGGCGAACACCGTCAATGTCTGATGGCACCTCTGCATTGAATCATGTTGAATGATGAGTGCCGAGGCCTCAAACGGCCATTCCAGAATGGCTTAGGTGGCCGCCTGGGTTGCCGACTAGGTTGCCGCCTGGGTTGCCGACTAGGTTGCCCAATTGGCCGAAGAAGGGCTGCTGAGGAGTGATACCGCCACTTCGATTATGAAAGTTCCCGCTCCCGACGCCTTTCCAACACTATCCATAGAACACTCGGCACACGTCCTATAGCCGGATTGGATCGTTGAAGAACGAGATTATCCTGTCGACATAGGGCTCCATGGCGGCATTGGGCATGCCGAAGATCTCATGACGGGCATTGTCCATTCGAATCAATTCAGCTGGGCAGCCACCGTCACGCACTTGCTGCACGAATCGATTCTGCGGAGGATTGAGCACATAGTCGTCGTCGCCTGCCTGAAAGACCAACAGAGGCGTCTCTATCCGATCGCACATATTGGATTGAAGCACGCTGTGAGATAGCCTCAGCGCTTCACGCACCCATGAGTAAGTGGGAGCGCTGGTCTGCCGTCGGACATCGTTCATGCGCAAGGCATGGAACCAATTCACTCTCGACGCGCTGGCGTGTTCATAATCCCGGTCGCTCAACGCCGTCACAAAGGGCAGTTGGCCAGGAGCCATGCGCTTGGAAAATCCAATATCGCATGCCGCATTGATGAATGCCGTTGCGAGCCAGTCAGGCAGGCCGATTCGTGGGGCGATCATTGGAGAAGATAGCACTGCCTTGTCAAAGATGGTCGGATGCTGTTCCAGAACGGCGGCACCTATGCCGCCACCCATCGAATGTCCAAAGAGGCAGAGCGGCAAACCATCGGCATATTCCTGAGCAATCTGAGAGCAGAAATGTGCCATGTCCTCGATATATCTGTTCCAGTCATCGATCCAAACAAGGTTGGGATCGGTCACATCCCGCGCCGATTGACCGTGACCTCGATGCTCGATAATGCAGACGGAATACCCTGCCTTAAGGAAATACCAGGCAATCTCATTGAACTTCTCCGCAAACTCCGTGATGCCATGGGAGATGACCACAGCACCGCGAAATCGTGCAGTCGCACCGCTGATATGCAATTCACCGAATGCGTGAGCATCGAAACATACGAAATGTATCTTTCCAGCATCGTTCTCCTGCGAAGCTCGTGAACCTGCCGAGGCTGTGAGCCAGCCTTCAGATCGGCACGCATCCAACGACGGCAACACTGTCTCTCGCATTGTTTGCTCATAGCCGCGCTCATCAAGAAGATCAACCTTCATAGCTCCAACCTACAACCGATTGGTGAACGCAGAAAGGATTCGACAAGAAAATCAGATGACCACGTTTGTCTTAATCCCACTTCGTGCAACAATGACAGCAACGAAAGGAGCATGTATGGAGAAAATCGCATGGAGACGTTTAGCGATGGCGTGCTTGCCATCATGATCACGATTATGGTTTTGGAGCTGAAAGTTCCTCGAGGGGCATCATTCACCAATCTGGAAACCGATCTGCCTGTTTTTCTTGGATATGTGCTGAGCTTCATCTACATAGGAATCTATTGGACGAATCATCATCATCTGCTCATGATGGTCGATACCGTAAATGGCCAGATTCTTTGGGCCAACC
Protein-coding sequences here:
- a CDS encoding TetR family transcriptional regulator, yielding MNDMENLGLRERKKRLTRETIHDVAVRLARDRGFAEVTVEEICAGANISARTFFNYYPSKADAIFGVSLQPLTAAQREQFLHSPGELLSDICALVASCIIVPKDTSMLREQLSGCHTEAFAEVGAHFKELFKSLHVLTEQRTHDPHKARLAVALLIAALKVVAHIDGDASVQNAQTLQKSLIASIKELGSLANTVNV
- a CDS encoding alpha/beta fold hydrolase; translated protein: MKVDLLDERGYEQTMRETVLPSLDACRSEGWLTASAGSRASQENDAGKIHFVCFDAHAFGELHISGATARFRGAVVISHGITEFAEKFNEIAWYFLKAGYSVCIIEHRGHGQSARDVTDPNLVWIDDWNRYIEDMAHFCSQIAQEYADGLPLCLFGHSMGGGIGAAVLEQHPTIFDKAVLSSPMIAPRIGLPDWLATAFINAACDIGFSKRMAPGQLPFVTALSDRDYEHASASRVNWFHALRMNDVRRQTSAPTYSWVREALRLSHSVLQSNMCDRIETPLLVFQAGDDDYVLNPPQNRFVQQVRDGGCPAELIRMDNARHEIFGMPNAAMEPYVDRIISFFNDPIRL